The DNA window GCCAAAATAACTTCTGGAGATGTTGGCCAATTTGCGTGCACTGCTGCTGAACATAACAACTTAAAATTGCTACAGGAGATTGTTCGTCTCGGCGGGAATGTTAAACGTCCCAGGAGCAATGGATCAACAGCTCTTCATGTTGCTGTTTGTGAAGGTAACAATGACATTGTGAAATTCCTCTTGCAACAAGGCGCTGATATTGATAAAACAGACGAACATGGCTGGACCCCGAGAGATCTAGCTGAACAGCAGGGTCATGAAGACATAACAGCTCTCTTTGAATCCATAAAAGCTCTCTTTGAGTCCATAAAAGAAACTAAAACTCAACCTGTTGCTCCAATCTTGGAAGAAAAGCATGGAGTTCGGTTCCTTGGAAGATTTAAAAGTGAGCCTACGATCTTCCCTGTGCCGCAGGAAGGCTCATTTCCAGCTGTTGGAGGATCGTGGGGACGATCAAGTAGAAGACGTAGGGCTGATAAATTTCACAATTCACTAGTCGGGATCATGTCAGCTGCCCGGAATGGGGAGAACAGCTTGCTTTTATCCGTGAATCAGGCTAAACTTGCCACGGGTACCAGAATCTACGTTGCTAGAGTGACCATAAGTTGCCCTGAGAAAGAAGATGTTGCTGGAAGGCTTGTTTGCCTTCCACCTAGCTTCCAAGAGTTACGTGAGATTGGATTCAAAAAATATGGGTTTTGGCCAGCCAGAATATTGAACAAGGATGGAGCTGAAATTGACGAAATTGAGTTGGTAAGGGACGGTGACCATTTGGTATTCGTAAGCGATGGTGGCGTGCGCGGGCCTAATCAGCAAAGAGCTGAAGGTGCTGATGGTGTATTGAGATAAACCAGAAAACCGcgttttccatttttcttcctaAATCTTTGTAGGTTCCTCAAGGCCATCAATTTCCGGAGCCAACGTCTTTGATTGTGTAGTCATATCATTCACCAATTGTTTTTGCTCAGTGAATGCACGCACCCATTTGGATTTGGGGGCTACACCCAATCATTCTCTTCTGTGCCCTCAACCCAATTGTTTGCCACGGGATAAATTCGAATCAGTTCACTAGAGATTATATCATCACATAAGATTTATGCTTCTAACACAACCGAATCAAATGATCTCCAAGCCGTAATTCTCTATTTTAAGTCGAAGTAAAGGCAAGGTTAGACCTGCAAAATCTTCTGGTTCCCCATACAGCTGTACTCCGGAGTATTAGCAAATACAACACACATGCAGCAGAAAATCAAACTCAACCATAATGGGCATATGCACATACAATATAAAATAGTAAAATAGCTAACAAGTGATACTGCCAAATTCAGATCCTCTCATCTGCACAAAGGTTTACTATAGACATATCTTCCATACTATTTATTATAATGGTCATCAGTACAAACAAGAAACAGCTTCGGATCTCGAGTGATAACTTCAAAGCAGTTCATGGTACCATACACATCCAGATAACTCCTCCCTACAACAGCTTCAGCATTTTGAGCCGTTCTTCATGCTCCAGGTCCAATTTTGGAGTGGTATAACAGCCTCGAAGGTCCTCAACAATATACTCCTGCAATATCCCAAAAAAGAACGTCAGCAGTGAGGGAAAGAGGAGGAGAATAAAAATAACCTAGCACTACAAAATAGGAAGGGCAAATATTTGGGTCTCGAGAATTTTCCGTGCTGGGACCATTAGATTAAAAGTCCAGATTTTTCTGATCATCTATTCTCCAGAAACTGATTGGAAAACTATGTGCCTAAAGAACTCAGAAGTCTGAACATCACCCAGCTTCAACGCTATCTTGGTCAACATCAACGGCAAGTATTTCCTTAGTAATTCAAAACCAATGTGGTCAACCACAAGATCACAGATGAAGCAATTctaatggaaaagaaaattctaAGAATTTCAGGACCGGTTGTCGGAGTTGGAGAATAATGGTTTTAAGTAGTAAAGCATAACGAAGTATCAATTTCCAAATGACCACTGGAACTGGAACAGTACCTTTTCCTTTTAGGTTTTTTGAAGCACAGAAATTGGATACCAGTCTCACCATAAATCTTCAATGGATGCCCATGAATTTCAAATCTCTAGTCTACCTACTAATTCCAAGTCCAAACATTAAGAGAAAATTATCATTCCGCAGACTGAACTTCACAAGAACAACCTCAGATTTCCAAAGTAAACCCCCTTTTCTCACATTGCTCCTACTCTTTTTTAAAGAACATACTGTCACCATTAACAAACCTCGTTGATAATAAAAGGAAACTCCAGCAAGTCATTAActccaaaaataaaatgaagtaaAAGAAGTCGACACCATTGACTAGCTTCATTATAAGATTCCAAAACTATACAAGTTCACTCATACCACAATGATTATTTGACTTATCACATAATTTATACAAGACATAGCCAAGAGATTTTACCTGTGTGAGTTCTCTCTTCGTGAGGATGTGGTAGTGTCTCTGCCAAATCCTCTGGATGGCCATGGTGGCAGCAAGGAAACCATAAGCAATTCCAAGAATGGCAAAGATGACAACAAAAACAATTACTAGGGCAAAGCATGCTTCCATGGATGCAGGGAAACAATCCAAGATGCCCCAGCCATAACAACAATTTTGACAACCAGCCACACGCGGGTCATTGCTGTTCAGAGAGGAGCAGTGTAGTATGAGCCCAAAAAATCCCAGCAGCACAAAGAAGCCAAGAACCCCTGTTCAGTCAATGAATTGGTATGGTTAGATCCATGGGATATTCTGCCCTATTGAATGCAAAAAAGAGATACTCATGACTCCTCAGAGAAAGCATTACAGAGACAGCAACTAAAACATGCAACCCGATTATTGATTAATGTTACCAGATCAGTAGTAACAAGATTTATCGCATTAACAATTCCAGCAAATTCAGGAATACTTGAAAGGCAACAACTGTATCAGAATCTTGCGAAAACAATAAAATCAAGTGGAAGGAAAACCCATCTTGACATGCTTAAAAGAAGTTAAATCTTCATAATACAGTCTCATTTATTTCATGGAAATGAGTTGCAAGGTACATTTAAAATATTTCCTAAGTTTATGGGTTTAAAACACATTAAAAACTGCCTACCCAACAGCCAGGCTATCTTTTCGACGAAAACCATGATATTCTTTTGTAAGTGACACAAGAGCTAGACCATCACCATGCTCATGTCATTCTCTCCCTTCAGAACCCTGGCTACCAGGCCAAACCCCATTTATATATTTGATAAGATCATCAAGCCATTCATCTATGCTATCCTTTTAAACGTGTTCTCTTAACATAAAAAGGTCACATCTCACCGAAATAAACATCTTTTCTTAACATAAAAAGGTCACACTTCACCGAAAATGGAGCACCGCAAGGGCAAATACTTGGATAGACCTGGTCCACCAGCAAGGCTGTGGACCATGTGGCCAAAAACTCGCCACATCACTTCCTTGCTGAAAAGCCTGAAGATTGCAAAGAAAAAGCGCGGCGTGGCTTATTTATTTCCACAGGGTCTATTTCGAGGCGGTGGACCAGGTCTATGTAAGTCTTTGCCCACAGGACTAACAAATCCACCACAGGAGATACAATAGTGGACCTTTGATGCATTTAGTCTTTGGTCTACAAAATAAATTTGTCGGTGCACCTATACAGTAATAAAATGGAATTGGATGCTTAGAAAGTATGCGATCCCAGCTATCATTGAACGAGTTCCTGAAAGATCCATCTCTATCCATGAGGTAAGCAAAACCGCCAATCATAGCAATCACCTGAAGGAACAAGTGAAAACAAGTTAAGACATTAGAAGACACCCAGTATAGAAATTTGAAGTCCATGCCATGCATCATGtctaaaggaaaaaaaagagaaaacaaaagtCTCAACTGACAGTTGTGACAGAATGCCGCAACAACCTCATATGCTTATGTTCACCTCTTTATTACTTAATAAAACTtagaaaaacaaggaaaaagaaaagaaaaaagtcagAGAAGAACTAAATGAGAAAACTCATTCATGTATCTAAACAAAACATTTCAAAGTTGAGGACCTCAGCGCTCACTCACCACTAACTTTAGATTTTCAAGAAATCACACAATCTGGGTACCAATTCAGATGCGTGAGCCAAAAGACTAGTTTAGTAGTAAATTAAAGTGAGAAAATTAGCAACCAAATAACCATTTGGGGATTAGCCACAAGCAAATCCAGAGCTATATAGTTCATTACAGAATATCCTCAAATTCAATCCTTCACTCCTAGCGGTAGAGTGTAGATTTAGTTGAATTTGATATTATAAACTTACAGCAAAATAACTACTAAAGCACCAATTGTGTCCATCCAATCATTATGGGAGATAGCAACAACAATAAAACCTCAGAACTTAGAAAACATGCATAGCCATTCCCAACTTTTAAGATAAAGTTAATTTAACCCcaataatataaattaaaaagaaTCCTTATATCCACACTTTACATGAAATTGACAGTAAAAAATCATGCTTACAGTTTGTACAGCAAGAAATACGAGGAAAACATCTCTTGCAACAAAGAtcctaaattttatttttcgcCAAGAATTGTCCTCCAACTCTGCCACTCGAAGATGAAATTGAGCTTTACAAGTTGTGCAATGAGAAAACGCAAAACCTTCCTGCATTTGCATGCTGTTATGATCAATACAACAGAATCTGCATCCTTAGTATCACCACGTGGTCACACCAGAATTATTCTCCTCACCTTGACTGACCGCCAGTGATCAAGGCAAGAACGATGAACAAACTGCTGTGTGCCTTTGCACATGCACGGAGATATCAATTCATCATCTACCAATCaaggaaaaataattttttaggCCAGCAAAATGAGACTCAATGTGCAATCACAGTCCACGGCAGAAGAACAATACCAACACATACTGCTCAACCACTATAAATGGTTATCCCAAGCCATTACAAAAAGGAGACTGCACTTTTATCGAGAATGGATGCCAATAATGTATGACAGTTCAAATATATGACAGTTTAAAATGTATGAAAAGCAATATGACATCATCAGCACTTGAACAATCAATTCCAATGAACAAAAATTAATGCTTGATTAACTAGACAGATCCTTGAATGTACAAACACAAGTTTCTTGCTTTAAAGCTTTCGAGTTCAAGAATCGGGAATATCCTCTCATGCTTCCAATGGTAACAAATTTTGATGACGATAAACAAACTTGTCCTAATTGTCATAACTCTTCTACCTAGTCATCACCTTTGTCGGTAATAATCGTAAGACAATCCTATATTGAAGTTAACAATATACATTTACATGTTAAAGCATAAAACTGTAAATTTTTGTTCTCCTTGATAAGTGTCAAATTTTGTTTCTCAAATAAAGGACAAAAAAATCGATTAAACTAAAAAACGTGGGGGCCTTTGAAGCAGCAAAAATCAACCAACAGTTCACACGCAAAAATTGAGCTTGCCCAAAGCACCAGAAATGTCGTATTTAGACCTATTGCATTAGCCAGTAACCTCTCAGATAAACCCATTCCCAAATTGCAATTTACAGCTACACCAAGCAGTAATATAAACACGGAAACATAACCACCTCCCACACCCCAAGAGAAAATATACcaataaaaaattgaacaacCAAAATCCCCAAAGAACCAACACAACGCGATGAAATACACCGTTCTGAACAGATGAAACCTACTAATATACAGATTACTAGCAACAGTTTTACCATCTTCACCGTCGCATTCGAGACAAATCCTACAACAAGGCAAGGAACCGGCCTCAAGGTCTTCATCCTTTATCTCGCTGGAGCTTCCCGAGGACGATGGCGACGAAGTGTCGATATGCTTTTGAAGTTGGTGGCGTTCATGAAGCAGAGGATCGGAGTCACTGGGGTTCCGGTCACCACCAATCGACTCCAGCTGTAATTCTCCGTTCATCGGAAAACCCTATCTCAATAACAGGGAAAAAAGTTGAAAATGCAAGATTggaatgaattacaatataaagaactatattgaattaaaataacaaatttgAGAATATAAATAGAGCAAAGAAACGTAGGAATTACGGACTGGAATTTTTTGGAGAGGAGACGGAGTAAACGAGAAATTTAATCAAATTtaggctctttttttttttttaattgtagtACAGAGAGCGTCAAGGGGGGAGGGTCTCTTCTCTTGACTGCTGACTCCGTTTTTTCGTTATTTTTTCCTCTTAttctttttctgctttaatTACTAAAGAAgtgaagagaagagaagaaaacgCTGTTATCAGTGATTAACTAATTTAAGCAAGTAATTACTGATACATAAGTGGATAGGGCTTGGAATAGTACACGTAGGTATTTCTGGACTGCACGAGGACAAATATGGACTTATAATCTGGGCTGGATGGGCCATCTGAAGAAGTTTCGGCCAGGAGGTATTGTTAATTTGGGCCCATATCAGTCGAGAATTACCCCCAAGTActttttcatcaaattttttgTATGGCTAACACAGGTAGAAAGAAGTTGACTTTGTTGACATAAATTAGCATTCATTTATGCAACGCATGGAGCGAGGGAATTCGATGAatgctttaaatttttttaaaatccttTTAAATTACTATTTGGATTATTTGAGATATAGGAATTTTTAATTTATCAATTACTTGTATACATTTAAATACTAAAGTCATAATTAACCAACGTCTCATCTCTCCAATCTTACGCGCTATTTCACTATTTGTACCAAAAAACAGGAGACGTTGGCGGGGCAATTGCCTGCTATTATCGACTTttcaatttacttttttttctctttttaattaGTAGCAATGATCTGCTATTATCCAGTTTGCAGCAAATTTAAGGTCTACTTGCATGGTTGGAGAAACATGCAGGCCAGTCGAATCACTCCTTCGTGTTACTTTTTAACATGGCAACGAACCTATGAGATTTAGCATCACAATATGAATTCATGCAATCTTCAGCTTGCATGACGCGACGCGTAAGCATCGTCAGTCAGAAGCAAACTATGACCAATCAAGGACAATAGCCAAACATTAAACCCCCCGCAAAACGCGTGCCCGGAGTTTTTTTTGGGATTCACCGATCGGAAAGAAACTTGATTCAGTTTTTTGATTGGATACACGCGCTGTTTACTTAAATTAATGATCACTCTTTGGAGATTTGCCATTGTGAATGTGGTTGATTTGGAAATCCAGAAAGGAACTTCACTCAAAATGTTATCATCAAAGATCAAGTGTCAATCACAAGTCGGTCGATTGTATCCTAATTAATTGTTGAACTATCCAAACCCGTCCGCTGAAGTGTGCAACGAACTTTAAATGGATTTAAACAAGTATTCAATTAAACCATTTAATTGATAAACAGTGGACTGATTCGACGCGtccatttataattattttaaaataattatacacttaaactcaaatattaatgagtttcaaacaaaaatacatttgaattttctatcaatctaataacaataaaatattaCTACTATTTCTTATCAAACAATgtgtgaaaaaataaaaaaaaaattaacaagtaAAAATTTCAAGTGAATTAAATGGATAATTAAATATTACCTATGCCtatttattaaataaatataaatgaaTTGACTCAAATTAGTTGACCCAATTATACCGGATGATTCAATTATCAATTATACCCGTTTGAATCACTCATTTTAACACCTCTGCTTGTGACATCTTTAATTGCATGGAGTATATGCTTCGTCAGTGAGAGAAGGAAATTAAGAAGAAAATGACACGAGTCATAAAACCTCGGGTTGGATTAAGAACTTTATCGAACTCACTTCATAAAATTACATACAAATGTTCGCAAGACAAGGGAGGAAAAACGTCAAACTCAGAAAATAACACAACCGATTTGCATCTGGGGTTACTAACGCAAAGGCGAGCAACGACAGATGCAAACATGGTATCTTCCAGATCAACGATATTCTGCTACATAAAACCAAAGTTAAACGGAAACTTGGACACTTTTCAAGTACATCAATCCAGAGAAAACCAAAACTCTCATTACTTCCATAGCTTTCGCAAGGACATATTTTTCTCCGTCTCCTTTTTCATCACCTTGGCAACAGCCATCTCAAAATCCTCTTGCGTCACATGAACCCTCCTCTCCCTCAGAGCAAACATCCCTGCTTCTGTACACACAGCCTGCAATAAAGGGGCCAATAAAGCTTAAGCGAACTTAAAAGCTGATGCTGAGTATCCTATTCACATCAAAGGGGAGAAAAAATAGAGTATATATGTAGAAAAAGAATCATGAAACGAGTAAAATCTACTCGTTTGATCTTTAAACTCAAAATTGTCTCTCAAGTGCACAATCAATAATACAAAGCTGCCTAAACTCAGATCACTGAAATACATGCTAAAGGTTTAACCAAAAGAAAAGTCAGAAATATCAATTTCTCAACCCCCCACTCTAGCACTCGAATACTCCTACATTCAACTAAAGAAGTGGGAGAAAAAACCCAACCCAATCAATTCAGCTCAGCATTGGTGTTGGACAGAGTTGataaaccagaaattggttctCACCTACACTCCAATTGTCTAAGAGTTCTAACAAAATCCAGTGGTACCACATAACATAATTAATATATGAATATGGAATTCATGTATCAATAAATCTGAAAGTTGGCAGATGTGCAAAAATCACAAACAAATCATGGATTGGAACCCAGAGCCTGACAGTTCACCAGTACCGCCTATTGCATTTAGCCAGACTTCCTAATGACAACTACTTTGAATGAAACAAGTTTCATACACTTACATCAGCTGAGGATGCAGAAAGAGTCAAGTTAGAGGTACAGATGCAACATAAGCAACAAAAACATGcatcattattattataaaaaaaaaaaaaaaaaaggacctgCCAGTTTCTTAGTGTACGACACAAGAAACAGTGGGTTAAGCACTAAGCAAAAAATCTAGAAGCAGATAGACTTGCACCTTCAATTCTGCACCAGATGCACCATTCATCTTTTCTGCAATCTTCTTTAAGTCAATCCCACGCATTAAATTCATCTTTCTTGAATGGATTTTTAGAATATCGAACCGAGACTGCAAAGCATTTCAGTACCAAAGTCAATTGATGAAAAGTTATAAACAGGTTACTGATGGAACTAACTACCAAAATTATTATAAGTAAAACCAAGACAAACTCACTGATATGACATGAAAAAACGAAGACCTAAAAATTGTTGCTTTAGCATGTGCATCTATGTGAAAGTACAAAAGATACGCAAAAATAGgataaaaatgcattttctgaGATTTCAACAGTTTAGACCATGAAAGCATCCAAAAGCAATATCTAACTGAGGAAATTTCAACAATGTTAGACTAGGAAAACACGCAAGGGCATTCCCTAACTATAGATTTCATGATTTGACTTCCCAGGAGGACTACAAATGAAAGGCAGAAGAGATCCATCCTCATGGACTGAAATATTTATAATGAGACAAGAAGCGTTTCAATGAGCTAAAAAGCTGAAGAAGTAGACAAGAAAAAACACTTTCAAGGATTCAGAACATTGTCTAAATATCCACATACCTCTTCATTCGGATTTGGAAATTCTATCTTCCGGTCAATTCTCCCAGGTCTAAGGAGAGCTTGATCCAAAATATCAATACGATTTGTGGCCATCAAAACCTGAACAGGCAAATTTTAACTACTACAGCACCATGAACATAAAGGATAAACACAAAACTGATATTCAATAAAGCGCCAATGTATGTATTCACCTTGATCTTATTTGATGCCTCAAAACCATCAAGTTGGTTGAGAAGTTCCAGCATCGTCCGCTGTACTTCACTGTCACCATTGCCACTTCCAGATTCCATTCTCGCAGAACCAATACTGTCTATTTCATCCATAAAAATGATGGATGGGGCATGCTCCCTATAAAACAACAATAAAGCccaaaataaggaaatttagtCCTTACAATACACTGTTAAAAGTAATCATGAAACTGTATCATCCAGCAAAAGCCATGCTTCAATGGCAAAAAGCTTAAAGCAAATGTCAATAggaccccccaaaaaaaatcttaaaaggTAAGAGATCCAGAGGTTTATGCTTTCAACTGGTAGATGACGTTTCTCAATTCTCCTGAACAATGAGAATATTTTTTGTGGGTGTCTGGATCACTTTGCCCCATTGCAACAGAGAAATTTAAGAGCTGCTAGTAGGCATTCACTTTGCAATACACAATACAGCCCTATGCTATAATCATGTAAAATAAGTTAACGCAATTATGATTAAAATCTGATACAGATAAATTGGAAGAGTCAATCCTTCttgtatttcatttttttcgaCTCCATGCGAATTTTTCTATATTTCTAATtaaactttcttttttcctctgtTGTCTATAGGAGAACAATCTTGTTTCAAATGCCAATTCTAAGATCCAGCCTACAACACAATCATCTGCTAGCCAAAAGTTCACAAATTAACATTTTACTCCAATGCATATAATTTGCAGTCTCCCACAACCTGCTGGCCCAAAAAAGGTAACAGTTTGGATGTTCATTCTTGTGACACTAAAATACTCGTGTACTTCTTTGATTGATGGAAAAACCTTGCATCATACGTAATATCTCAAAATAATACCTAATAGCAAGTAATGTTCCAATAAATCATCACACAACAATCTTAAATGCTGGATCCTACCCCACCTTTTCCTTAGCTTCTTTCAACCAACTTGGTTTCCACATTTAGAAGAAATGTTgcagaaaacaaggaaaatgaGCATATAGCCACTTCAGTGAAATGAAAATTCAAGGATATTAAAATGAAGCAGCAAGTTTTGCAACCAACCTGGCCATGACAAAAAGTTCCCTCACCATTCGGGAACCTTCCCCAATATATTTTTGCACTAGTTCAGAACCAGAGACCCTGATGAAAGTACAATCAGTATGATGTGCGACTGCCCTGGCCAACAGTGTTTTCCCAGTTCCTGGAGGTCCATAAAGTAGGACTCCCTGccatttaaaaaataaaagagagagcATGAGTAGAAAGTTAAATTATCATAAAGGCAACATATTCAAATAGCTAGGCTACAAATTAGCACCTTGGGTTGAGCTATCCCAAGACTCTCAAATAACTCAGGATGTTTGATTGGAAGCTCAATAACCTGGAATGCAACAGGAACAGAATGCAAAGAAATCAATTATCCAATAACATCAAAATTACAACGTTCATCTATGataatttccaaatatttcAAATGGAAAGGGAAAAACCTCCTTAATCTCTTTGATTTGCTGGTCAAGACCGCCAATCATGTCATATGTAGAATCAGGAACTTTTTCAACTTTCATGAGATTGACTAACGGATCCACTTTGCTGGGCAAAATTAAATGCAGGACATAGCTGTCATTTCGGAGAGCAACTCTGGTTGATGGAGTGATCTTTGTAATGTCAATGTTTTTATCAATATCAACCACATATTTTCCTTCTGGATGGACCTGATGGGATATACAATAAGGAAAGCGTAAGCATTGAACTCCGTCtattaattttttgtttgctttctttttgtgttttggatTCTTCAAAAGAGAGGTTGCAAGAACATAAGGAAACTTACTTTAACTAGAACTTTAGATTTCCCCATTACTTTGACAACTTCACCCACATAAGATCCAGGCTCCTGCAGTAGTTGCAACTCCTCCTTGAGCATTCTCACTGtcatttcaagtacagataAAACAATAACTGGTAATTCAATATTTAAAACTGCAAACTTGCACGAATCACATGTTGAACGATAAGCAAAAATCAGAATTAGTCATGATTCGGACAGCTTGAATAGAAAACAGAATTCATAGTAGCCATCTCTTcgtaaaagtaaataaagagataaaagaGCTAGCTTATGCTTAAAATACAAAAAGTTGTTCAAGTAAGCATTAACTAAAGGAAGAATCATATTGTCCCACAGGTTTACTAAAATATAGCGACGTTTGCACTCAACTCAACTCTTCCGTCCCAAATCCTCTTATTTACTTAAACTAGATAGACAGGTGTCTACATCACACATGAGGACAGCTTTGAACCATGGATACAAGCGCTACTA is part of the Coffea eugenioides isolate CCC68of chromosome 6, Ceug_1.0, whole genome shotgun sequence genome and encodes:
- the LOC113772960 gene encoding uncharacterized protein LOC113772960 isoform X2, which gives rise to MNGELQLESIGGDRNPSDSDPLLHERHQLQKHIDTSSPSSSGSSSEIKDEDLEAGSLPCCRICLECDGEDDDELISPCMCKGTQQFVHRSCLDHWRSVKEGFAFSHCTTCKAQFHLRVAELEDNSWRKIKFRIFVARDVFLVFLAVQTVIAMIGGFAYLMDRDGSFRNSFNDSWDRILSKHPIPFYYCIGVLGFFVLLGFFGLILHCSSLNSNDPRVAGCQNCCYGWGILDCFPASMEACFALVIVFVVIFAILGIAYGFLAATMAIQRIWQRHYHILTKRELTQEYIVEDLRGCYTTPKLDLEHEERLKMLKLL
- the LOC113772960 gene encoding uncharacterized protein LOC113772960 isoform X1, with translation MNGELQLESIGGDRNPSDSDPLLHERHQLQKHIDTSSPSSSGSSSEIKDEDLEAGSLPCCRICLECDGEDDDELISPCMCKGTQQFVHRSCLDHWRSVKEGFAFSHCTTCKAQFHLRVAELEDNSWRKIKFRIFVARDVFLVFLAVQTVIAMIGGFAYLMDRDGSFRNSFNDSWDRILSKHPIPFYYCIGAPTNLFCRPKTKCIKGVLGFFVLLGFFGLILHCSSLNSNDPRVAGCQNCCYGWGILDCFPASMEACFALVIVFVVIFAILGIAYGFLAATMAIQRIWQRHYHILTKRELTQEYIVEDLRGCYTTPKLDLEHEERLKMLKLL
- the LOC113774609 gene encoding 26S proteasome regulatory subunit 8 homolog A translates to MATAEVEKNRSGAEREESCSSKGTMMVKQGEGLRQYYLQHIHDLQLQVRQKSHNLNRLEAQRNELNSKVRMLKEELQLLQEPGSYVGEVVKVMGKSKVLVKVHPEGKYVVDIDKNIDITKITPSTRVALRNDSYVLHLILPSKVDPLVNLMKVEKVPDSTYDMIGGLDQQIKEIKEVIELPIKHPELFESLGIAQPKGVLLYGPPGTGKTLLARAVAHHTDCTFIRVSGSELVQKYIGEGSRMVRELFVMAREHAPSIIFMDEIDSIGSARMESGSGNGDSEVQRTMLELLNQLDGFEASNKIKVLMATNRIDILDQALLRPGRIDRKIEFPNPNEESRFDILKIHSRKMNLMRGIDLKKIAEKMNGASGAELKAVCTEAGMFALRERRVHVTQEDFEMAVAKVMKKETEKNMSLRKLWK